In Rhopalosiphum padi isolate XX-2018 chromosome 3, ASM2088224v1, whole genome shotgun sequence, the genomic stretch TTAGATTCCATTTATTTTACATCAGTCCACTGAAGTGAGTACACGTtcttttacagtatttttatgtgttttgtattaggttaattttaattattataagtaattaaaattaaaatgtaaatactccGTCACCCGGAGCAAGCAGCTGAGCGCTGTCGGCGGCTCTGCGAAAAGTATGCgtgaatattaatatgtataataataaatattttaatgttatacacCTTTCTTTTTAAGGATGTTACAACTGTCGAAAACGCGGCCATATGGCTCGTGACTGTACGTATCTTTTGTATATACAAATTGTACACGTATGCAATACATCTGAActcgaaataattgttttttattatctagGCAAGAGGCCCAAAAACCCAGCCGAGTTGTGGTCACCATCCTGTGAGCGGCGGCGTCAGCGGGACCACCACTCGCCAACGGCACAACAAGAGCGGCGGCGGAAGTCGACACCACCACGTGACAGGTGGCGGAAGTCGGCACCGCCCCGCGATCGGCGACACGACTCGGCACCGTCACGCGATCGGCGACAGGACTCGGCCCCGCGCCGGCAGCGGGGCTAGAGCTCCTCGTCTACGGTGGCGGGCCGTTTGGCCGCCATGCATGTGGACGTAagtaatatataagaaaattatttatacattatttgtaatttataatttgttattatgtccattttttcaaaatgttcaataaatgttgaaaaattaatttatatgtgttTTTCTTTAAGGGTCCTATCCTCCTAaagtgtaaatttaataatttattaattatggaaaacaccaaaaataattttaatttatctctattttaattacctaaattatgtatgtttttaactgaaacaacttcaatatttaattattaatatattatattaaaaattattaatattatgaaagtaaaatgtaaatctaaccaaataataatttaaattagatattttatcatatttatgaaaccaattttaatcaaatttttttatttagacctCTCTGCAATTTACCCGCAATTCAACTGCTGTTTACCCGCTATTTACCTACGACTCAACTGCAATTTACCagccagtaaaaaaaaaaaaaaaaacggtttttttttaagaccaactcaattatatttataatttttatttttttgtatttaatattagtttttatcaaGTTTTTTTTCAGCAATGATTTTTTAGAATGGCACTGATGGATCACACCTACGTCATCCCCGCAAATCAAGAAGAAGTTGGTGTCCCAAACATCCACCTTCTGGATCACACCTACGTCCAACAATTGCCTGTGGTTCAGATTCAAGCACAACAAGAAGAAAATGGAGAAGAAGCACAAGCACAAGACAAAGAAGTGGAAGAAGCACCAGCGCAAGATGAAGAGGAAGAAGAAGCACCAGCACAAAATGAATATGAAGAAGAAGCTGCACCAAGGGACATATAGGATAATTCCCGGCATTCGACTCAACTCGAAATTTTATGTGGACAATtttggatataaatattatcaaaaaaaagtaCTCATCAATCGAATAACTTGATATGTGAGCTAGAAAAAAAAGTCAACCGTCGTATATGTCATGGTACAGCATCCATCAGTAGAAATGAGATGGACAACCACATCTTGATTGTAAACCCACACAATCATGAGCCCGGAGACATTGATTTAAATGTACCATTCCTGAGGAATGCTCTCGGTGAGAGAGCTGTTGATCGGACTATCACAACTCAATCAATTCGACGTCTATATAATAGCGAAATAATTAGGTAAGTTAGTTGACTTAAATATAGgggtaaaatacaaatatatacattttgctaattatatgataattttttttatacttttggcAGGCATCCCGAAGCTGCCATTCGCTATACATTCCTCCAATCACAATCAAGGGCAAAAGGGACGAGACAGTCAAGGCGCCCACGGTTACCTAAGGACATGCACGACCTTTCAGAAATGTTGAAAGACCCCCGGAATGCAAATTATGCTTCCACATTTCAAATTCCTGCAACTGCATTTTTCAATCAAGAATTGATTGTAAATGGAGTAAGTATTGGaattatttttgcaaatatttCTGCAATTGAAAGGTATCGTGAACAGTTGGCTACAGTAGAGATGGTTGGAATAGACGGTACATATAAGACGCGTCCTCAAGTGTCAGGAGACTTGCGATATTTCTTGACATTTCAAATACTCTACAAAAGTGTAGTAAGCAATTTCTTCAGTGATATTCGTTATTACTGTTGTCAGCAATATAAtggtctaaatatttttttcttttacaatttaGGCATTTCCAATGGTCTATGTCCTTTTGGGAAGTGAGACAGAAGATATATACTCTGCGTTATTCGCCGTGATACGCAATATTCTACCATTAAATTATGATAGAATACTGTTTGTTACTGATTATGAGCGTGACTTGAcaactcgattttttttttattcccctagaaacattagttatataattcaaGTTAGATATTTTGAAGCGAATTTTTATTTCCcttcaacttcgagttatcCCGATTcgactgtatataataaataaataaataaaccggaCTTGAATATGATACtttaatatgatacaaaacttttatttttagttttctatcACGGTAGTCAGAATGCCACGGATAATtactaagtattaaatattactataactattaagtattaatcaaatttttttatttagacctCTCTGCAATTTACCCGCAATTCAACTGCTGTTTACCCGCTATTTACCTACGACTCAACTGCAATTTACCagccagtaaaaaaaaaaaaaaaacggtttttttttaagaccaactcaattatatttataatttttatttttttgtatttaatattagtttttatcaaGTTTTTTTTCAGCAATGATTTTTTAGAATGGCACTGATGGATCACACCTACGTCATCCCCGCAAATCAAGAAGAAGTTGGTGTCCCAAACATCCACCTTCTGGATCACACCTACGTCCAACAATTGCCTGTGGTTCAGATTCAAGCACAACAAGAAGAAAATGGAGAAGAAGCACAAGCACAAGACAAAGAAGTGGAAGAAGCACCAGCGCAAGATGAAGAGGAAGAAGAAGCACCAGCACAAAATGAATATGAAGAAGAAGCTGCACCAAGGGACATATAGGATAATTCCCGGCATTCGACTCAACTCGAAATTTTATGTGGACAATtttggatataaatattatcaaaaaaaagtaCTCATCAATCGAATAACTTTGATATGTGAGCTAGAAAAAAAAGTCAACCGTCGTATATGTCATGGTACAGCATCCATCAGTAGAAATGAGATGGACAACCACATCTTGATTGTAAACCCACACAATCATGAGCCCGGAGACATTGATTTAAATGTACCATTCCTGAGGAATGCTCTCGGTGAGAGAGCTGTTGATCGGACTATCACAACTCAATCAATTCGACGTCTATATAATAGCGAAATAATTAGGTAAGTTAGTTGACTTaattataggggtaaaatacaaatatatacattttgctaattatatgataatttttttttattcttttggcAGGCATCCCGAAGCTGCCATTCGCTATACATTCCTCCAATCACAATCAAGGGCAAAAGGGACGAGACAGTCAAGGCGCCCACGGTTACCTCAGGACATGCACGACCTTTCAGAAATGTTGAAAGACCCCCGGAATGCAAATTATGCTTCCACATTTCAAATTCCTGCAACTGCATTTTTCAACCAAGAATTGATTGTAAATGGAGTAAGTGTTGGaattatttttgcaaatatttCTGCAATTGAAAGGTATCGTGAACAGTTGGCTACAGTAGAGATGGTTGGAATAGACGGTACATATAAGACGCGTCCTCAAGTGTCAGGAGACTTGCGATATTTCTTGACATTTCAAATACTCTACAAAAGTGTAGTAAGCAATTTCTTCAGTGATATTCGTTATTACTGTTGTAAGCAATATAAtggtctaaatatttttttcttttacaatttaGGCATTTCCAATGGTCTATGTCCTTTTGGGAAGTGAGACAGAAGATATATACTCTGCGTTATTCGCCGTGATACGCAATATTCTACCATTAAATTATGATAGAATACTGTTTGTTACTGATTATGAGCGTGACTTGAcaactcgattttttttttattcccctagaaacattagttatataattcaaGTTAGATATTTTGAAGCGAATTTTTATTTCCcttcaacttcgagttatcCCGATTcgactgtatataataaataaataaataaaccggaCTTGAATATGATACtttaatatgatacaaaacttttatttttagttttctatc encodes the following:
- the LOC132925059 gene encoding LOW QUALITY PROTEIN: uncharacterized protein LOC132925059 (The sequence of the model RefSeq protein was modified relative to this genomic sequence to represent the inferred CDS: inserted 1 base in 1 codon) translates to MEKKHKHKTKKWKKHQRKMKRKKKHQHKMNMKKKLHQGTYRIIPGIRLNSKFYVDNFGYKYYQKKVLINRITXICELEKKVNRRICHGTASISRNEMDNHILIVNPHNHEPGDIDLNVPFLRNALGERAVDRTITTQSIRRLYNSEIIRHPEAAIRYTFLQSQSRAKGTRQSRRPRLPKDMHDLSEMLKDPRNANYASTFQIPATAFFNQELIVNGVSIGIIFANISAIERYREQLATVEMVGIDGTYKTRPQVSGDLRYFLTFQILYKSVAFPMVYVLLGSETEDIYSALFAVIRNILPLNYDRILFVTDYELFYHGSQNATDNY